The Pseudomonas kermanshahensis genome includes a window with the following:
- a CDS encoding DUF721 domain-containing protein, translating into MAYKPSPAQLPSALLRQVRPLRLLLNQAERLEHLQRLLESQLQPAAREHCHVASWRDGVLLLVVTDGHWATRLRYQQKRLMRELQAMEAFGNLRRILYKVQPPLVPAKRGGHAAALSSNAAESLRDTAEGIADPKLRAALERLASHARDKG; encoded by the coding sequence ATGGCCTACAAACCCTCCCCTGCCCAGCTACCGTCCGCCCTGCTGCGCCAGGTGCGCCCGCTGCGCCTGCTGCTGAACCAGGCCGAACGCCTGGAACACCTGCAGCGCTTGCTGGAAAGCCAACTGCAGCCGGCTGCCCGCGAGCACTGCCACGTGGCATCGTGGCGTGATGGCGTATTGTTGCTGGTGGTTACCGACGGCCATTGGGCTACTCGCTTGCGCTATCAGCAAAAGCGCCTTATGCGTGAGTTGCAGGCCATGGAAGCGTTCGGCAACCTGCGGCGCATCTTGTACAAGGTGCAACCGCCATTGGTGCCTGCCAAGCGTGGCGGGCATGCTGCAGCGCTGTCGAGCAATGCCGCAGAAAGCCTTCGCGATACCGCCGAGGGGATTGCCGACCCGAAATTGCGCGCTGCCCTGGAACGTCTCGCCAGCCACGCCCGGGATAAAGGCTGA
- the ftsA gene encoding cell division protein FtsA — MANAHSGKMIVGLDIGTSKVVALVGEVGEDGTLEIVGIGTHPSRGLKKGVVVNIESTVQSIQRAVEEAQLMAGCRIHSAFVGVAGNHIRSLNSHGIVAIRDREVSVADLERVLDAAQAVAIPADQRVLHTLPQDYVIDNQEGVREPLGMSGVRLEAKVHVVTCAVNAAQNIEKCVRRCGLEIDDIILEQLASAYSVLTDDEKELGVCLVDIGGGTTDIAIFTEGAIRHTAVIPIAGDQVTNDIAMALRTPTQYAEEIKIRYACALAKLAGAGETIKVPSVGDRPPRELSRQALAEVVEPRYDELFTLIQAELRRSGYEDLVPAGIVLTGGTAKMEGAVELAEEIFHMPVRLGVPHSVRGLSDVVRNPIYSTGVGLLTYGLLKQSEDMVLTGNSNSSSNSYGDEPKAPVLERFKRWVQGNF; from the coding sequence ATGGCAAACGCGCATAGCGGCAAAATGATCGTCGGGCTGGACATTGGCACCTCCAAGGTGGTGGCGCTGGTCGGCGAAGTGGGCGAAGACGGCACCCTGGAGATCGTCGGGATCGGTACCCATCCGTCCCGCGGCCTGAAGAAGGGCGTGGTGGTGAACATCGAGTCGACCGTGCAGTCGATCCAGCGCGCGGTGGAAGAAGCGCAGCTGATGGCGGGCTGCCGCATCCACTCGGCCTTCGTCGGCGTGGCGGGCAACCACATCCGCAGCCTGAACTCCCACGGCATTGTCGCCATTCGCGACCGTGAGGTCAGCGTTGCCGACCTTGAGCGCGTGCTCGACGCCGCCCAGGCCGTGGCCATCCCGGCCGATCAGCGTGTGCTGCACACCCTGCCGCAGGACTACGTGATCGACAACCAGGAAGGCGTGCGCGAGCCGCTGGGCATGTCCGGCGTGCGTCTGGAAGCCAAGGTCCATGTGGTCACCTGTGCGGTCAACGCGGCGCAGAACATCGAGAAGTGCGTACGCCGCTGCGGCCTGGAAATCGACGACATCATCCTTGAGCAGCTGGCTTCGGCCTACTCGGTGCTGACCGACGACGAAAAAGAGCTCGGCGTGTGCCTGGTGGACATCGGTGGCGGTACCACCGACATCGCCATCTTCACCGAAGGCGCGATCCGCCACACCGCGGTCATCCCGATTGCCGGCGACCAGGTGACCAACGACATCGCCATGGCCCTGCGCACTCCGACCCAGTACGCCGAAGAAATCAAGATCCGCTACGCCTGCGCACTGGCCAAGCTGGCCGGCGCCGGCGAAACCATCAAGGTGCCGAGCGTGGGTGATCGCCCACCGCGCGAGCTGTCGCGCCAGGCCCTGGCCGAGGTGGTGGAGCCGCGTTACGACGAGCTGTTCACCCTGATCCAGGCCGAACTGCGCCGTAGCGGCTACGAGGACCTGGTGCCGGCCGGCATCGTCCTGACCGGCGGCACCGCGAAGATGGAAGGCGCCGTTGAACTGGCCGAGGAAATCTTCCACATGCCGGTACGCCTGGGCGTACCGCACAGCGTTCGGGGGTTGAGCGACGTGGTGCGCAACCCGATCTATTCCACCGGCGTGGGCCTGCTCACCTACGGCCTGCTGAAGCAGTCCGAGGACATGGTCCTGACCGGTAACAGCAACAGCAGCAGCAACAGCTATGGCGATGAACCGAAGGCCCCAGTGCTTGAGCGCTTCAAGCGGTGGGTCCAGGGCAATTTCTAA
- the lpxC gene encoding UDP-3-O-acyl-N-acetylglucosamine deacetylase: MIKQRTLKNTIRATGVGLHSGEKVYLTLKPAPVDTGIVFRRADLDPVVEIAARAANVGETTMSTTLVNGDVKVDTVEHLLSAMAGLGIDNAYVELSASEVPIMDGSAGPFVFLIQSAGLEEQDAAKKFIRILREVTVEEGDKRATFLPFDGFKVSFEIDFDHPVVSGRTQSASVDFSSTSFVKEVSRARTFGFMRDIEYLRKHNLALGGSVENAIVVDETGVLNEDGLRYEDEFVKHKILDAIGDLYLLGNSLIGEFKGYKSGHALNNQLLRKLIAETDAWEVVTFEDASTAPISYMRPVAAV, encoded by the coding sequence ATGATTAAACAACGCACCCTGAAGAATACCATCCGTGCCACAGGTGTCGGTCTGCACTCCGGGGAGAAGGTATACCTGACCCTCAAGCCTGCACCTGTTGACACCGGCATCGTCTTCCGCCGCGCTGATCTCGACCCTGTGGTCGAAATCGCAGCGCGTGCGGCCAACGTTGGCGAGACAACCATGTCGACGACGTTGGTCAACGGTGACGTCAAGGTCGATACGGTCGAGCACCTGCTCTCCGCCATGGCGGGCCTGGGCATCGATAACGCCTACGTCGAGCTCTCCGCCTCGGAAGTGCCGATCATGGATGGCAGCGCCGGACCCTTTGTATTCCTGATTCAGTCTGCCGGCCTGGAAGAACAGGACGCAGCCAAGAAGTTCATCCGCATCCTGCGTGAGGTGACTGTGGAAGAAGGCGACAAGCGCGCTACCTTCCTGCCTTTCGACGGGTTCAAGGTGAGCTTCGAGATCGACTTCGATCACCCGGTCGTCAGCGGCCGGACCCAGAGCGCCAGTGTCGATTTTTCCAGCACGTCGTTCGTGAAAGAAGTCAGCCGTGCCCGCACCTTCGGTTTCATGCGGGACATCGAGTACCTGCGCAAGCATAACCTTGCGTTGGGCGGCAGTGTGGAAAACGCCATCGTGGTAGACGAGACAGGCGTGTTGAACGAAGACGGCCTTCGCTATGAAGACGAATTCGTGAAGCACAAGATTCTCGACGCCATCGGTGACCTCTACCTGCTGGGCAACAGCCTGATCGGCGAGTTCAAGGGCTACAAGTCCGGACACGCGCTGAACAACCAACTGTTGCGCAAGCTCATTGCTGAAACCGATGCCTGGGAAGTGGTCACTTTCGAAGATGCCAGCACGGCACCGATCTCGTACATGCGCCCTGTTGCGGCCGTGTAA
- the ftsZ gene encoding cell division protein FtsZ gives MFELVDNVPQSPVIKVIGVGGGGGNAVNHMVKSSIEGVEFICANTDAQALKNIGARTILQLGTGVTKGLGAGANPEVGRQAALEDRERIAEVLQGTNMVFITTGMGGGTGTGAAPIIAEVAKEMGILTVAVVTRPFPFEGRKRMQIADEGIRMLAESVDSLITIPNEKLLTILGKDASLLSAFAKADDVLAGAVRGISDIIKRPGMINVDFADVRTVMGEMGMAMMGTGCASGPNRAREATEAAIRNPLLEDVNLQGARGILVNITAGPDLSLGEYSDVGSIIEAFASDHAMVKVGTVIDPDMRDELHVTVVATGLGARIEKPVKVVDNTLQTAQQAYEASNPAPVRQEQPAVNYRDLERPTVMRNQAHAGAAAAAKLNPQDDLDYLDIPAFLRRQAD, from the coding sequence ATGTTCGAGCTCGTAGACAACGTCCCGCAAAGTCCGGTCATTAAAGTGATCGGCGTTGGCGGTGGTGGCGGCAACGCCGTCAACCACATGGTCAAAAGCAGCATCGAAGGCGTGGAATTCATCTGCGCCAACACGGATGCTCAGGCGCTGAAAAACATCGGCGCGCGCACCATCTTGCAATTGGGCACTGGCGTGACCAAAGGCCTGGGTGCAGGTGCCAATCCAGAAGTCGGCCGTCAGGCCGCGCTGGAAGACCGTGAGCGCATCGCCGAGGTGCTGCAGGGCACCAACATGGTGTTCATCACCACCGGCATGGGTGGCGGTACCGGTACCGGTGCAGCCCCGATCATCGCCGAAGTGGCGAAGGAAATGGGCATCCTCACCGTCGCCGTGGTGACCCGTCCGTTCCCGTTCGAAGGTCGCAAACGTATGCAGATCGCCGATGAAGGCATCCGCATGCTGGCCGAGAGCGTCGACTCGCTGATCACCATCCCTAACGAGAAGCTGCTGACCATCCTGGGCAAGGATGCCAGCCTGCTGTCCGCCTTTGCCAAGGCTGACGACGTGCTGGCCGGTGCCGTGCGCGGTATCTCCGACATCATCAAGCGCCCTGGCATGATCAACGTCGACTTCGCCGACGTGCGTACCGTGATGGGTGAGATGGGCATGGCGATGATGGGTACTGGCTGCGCCAGCGGCCCGAACCGTGCGCGTGAAGCCACCGAGGCGGCGATCCGCAACCCGTTGCTCGAAGACGTCAACCTGCAGGGCGCCCGCGGCATCCTGGTGAACATCACCGCCGGCCCTGACCTGTCGCTGGGTGAGTACTCCGACGTAGGTAGCATCATCGAAGCCTTCGCCTCTGACCACGCGATGGTCAAGGTCGGCACCGTGATCGACCCAGACATGCGCGATGAGCTGCACGTCACCGTGGTCGCCACTGGCCTGGGCGCACGCATCGAGAAGCCGGTCAAAGTGGTGGACAACACCCTGCAGACCGCTCAACAGGCATACGAGGCTTCCAACCCGGCACCGGTTCGCCAGGAGCAGCCTGCGGTCAACTACCGTGACCTGGAGCGCCCGACTGTAATGCGCAACCAGGCCCATGCAGGTGCCGCCGCGGCAGCTAAACTCAACCCTCAGGATGACCTGGACTACCTTGATATCCCGGCTTTCCTGCGTCGTCAGGCTGATTAA